The proteins below are encoded in one region of Methanobrevibacter thaueri:
- a CDS encoding radical SAM protein, whose protein sequence is MLCEKNIFKKDYKQVDLRFALAYPNVYRTAMSSLGYTILYNCINEREDTWCERIIFPSTNSIESNTPSKYFDILSFSLQFEEDYFNLLKMLKDAQIPLKRSERGDEDPLIIAGGPCATANPMPLSDYIDIFIIGEGENVINELIDVYLSNPDKGLEKFLKVDGVYIPEFDNETKIAIIEDLNETYHVTYPIVSEGDVADDMSVFNNSIMLNVSRGCTRGCRFCMAGYLYRPMRQCDHRKLIDIALENRKNSGLNKVTLIGAAVSDYSNLDDLIDGLESEGFQISTPSLRIESITRNTLETLKKSGLKTITLAPESTSNLRKVINKHILEEQIFTVIKNAIDLDFNIKLYFLIGIPGESMEDIHDLCEYMKKIAEMHYNPKKVKFSVNPVIPKPHTPLQWEGYDFKDVKKKTRYIQKEMKNYNIKCESPKKGLIQYTLSCGNRQVGAIIEKSLTKNVILKEWRDIAPKYEIDDPLPWDNIDTGVNKKFLKIEHKRLKNLKQTPWCETGPCYNCGACEK, encoded by the coding sequence ATGCTGTGTGAAAAAAACATATTCAAAAAAGATTATAAGCAAGTGGATCTGCGCTTTGCTTTAGCCTATCCAAATGTTTATAGAACCGCCATGTCTTCATTAGGCTATACCATATTGTATAACTGCATCAATGAACGTGAAGACACCTGGTGTGAGAGAATAATTTTCCCAAGCACCAATTCCATCGAATCAAACACTCCAAGCAAATATTTTGACATTTTAAGCTTTTCCCTTCAGTTTGAAGAAGATTATTTTAATTTGTTAAAAATGTTAAAAGATGCCCAGATTCCCCTTAAAAGAAGCGAACGTGGGGATGAGGATCCTTTAATAATTGCTGGAGGCCCTTGCGCAACTGCAAATCCAATGCCGTTGTCGGATTATATTGACATTTTTATCATTGGAGAAGGGGAAAATGTTATAAATGAATTGATAGACGTTTATTTGTCCAATCCAGATAAGGGTCTGGAAAAATTCTTAAAAGTCGATGGAGTCTACATTCCTGAGTTTGATAACGAAACGAAGATAGCAATCATCGAGGACCTTAATGAGACTTACCATGTAACATATCCCATAGTCAGTGAAGGTGACGTTGCGGATGACATGAGTGTCTTTAACAATTCCATCATGTTGAACGTGTCCCGTGGATGCACAAGGGGATGCAGGTTTTGCATGGCAGGGTACCTTTACAGACCCATGAGGCAATGCGACCACAGAAAGCTAATTGACATAGCACTTGAAAACAGGAAAAATTCCGGACTGAACAAGGTGACATTGATAGGTGCCGCAGTTTCGGACTACAGCAATCTCGATGATCTTATCGATGGTCTTGAAAGTGAAGGCTTTCAAATTTCAACACCTTCACTGAGAATTGAATCGATTACAAGAAACACTCTGGAAACCCTGAAAAAAAGTGGACTCAAAACAATAACACTAGCACCGGAATCTACTAGCAACCTAAGAAAAGTGATAAATAAGCACATACTGGAAGAGCAAATTTTTACAGTAATAAAAAATGCCATTGATTTGGATTTCAATATCAAACTGTATTTCCTAATCGGAATTCCTGGAGAAAGCATGGAAGATATTCATGACCTTTGTGAGTACATGAAAAAAATTGCAGAAATGCATTATAATCCTAAAAAGGTGAAGTTCAGTGTCAATCCTGTTATTCCAAAACCCCATACGCCATTACAATGGGAAGGTTATGATTTTAAAGATGTAAAAAAGAAAACCCGATATATTCAAAAGGAAATGAAAAATTATAACATTAAGTGCGAAAGTCCTAAAAAAGGACTAATTCAATATACCCTCTCTTGTGGAAATAGGCAAGTTGGTGCAATTATTGAGAAAAGCTTAACAAAAAATGTTATACTGAAAGAATGGAGAGACATAGCTCCCAAATATGAAATAGATGATCCCCTGCCTTGGGACAATATTGACACTGGCGTAAATAAAAAATTTCTGAAAATAGAACACAAGCGATTGAAAAATCTGAAGCAAACACCATGGTGTGAAACTGGCCCATGCTATAATTGTGGGGCATGCGAAAAATAA
- a CDS encoding Ig-like domain-containing protein, with product MTIVLMFFMIMGAVSAAESIDVSDTEDSNLIGDNDDSLSTNNKLEISSEDSISETNIVNSHDDNLGNYPDEEVLNASADSYYEDNQVITSNGDEVDTDVLSSTGSSSDSVLTVSSSDDIVGAASSTKASVKSTKLTISNTHYGKSSTYFKVTLKDNSGNPLSNQKITLKVNKKSYTAYTNANGIASIKAGSLNVGTYAVTVTYGGSSAYSSSSLSKKVKVLSSAVGSDLTKSYGYTSEYSVTFWKDNSPLKNTKVSFVINGKTYTKTTDSKGVASVNINLAVGKYKVTTTNPYSNEKVTHKITVKKEKTNIDAKDKVYIHAKKKGSFTVTLKSKHNALLKNKKVTFTYNNKTVTSKTNANGKATITIPVLAEGTYKIKYSYKGSDNYYSDSGSAKLVVAKATTKFASKITVVDYKDGSHFNIKLTDRNGNDLANKDVKVKFNGKIKTYKTNKHGNVHVPLKNVKPGNYLIKYYHSTKGDKDYSSGSNRAIILKLEAKVTAKDLTMNANDGSEYKVTVKDKSGKTLGGVYVKSVIGGKQYLYKTDANGVAKLKITQGAGSYSVKTYLADPCYKSSVSSKNLLVKGTKFVAKNIYVSAGDKATFSVKLVNEKNKAVGNKDVTFQFEGKNTTVKTNSKGIAKVSLGVVSKGTHNVKFSQGLASGTAKIFAANKVSIKEIVEASKNVKKYISNHAKLPSTVKIGDISLKTADYLYLASKAIVNIKAGNTKDLPIKILNDPTNAKAATDLGYLKNYLSVAKSVVNIAESKGKLPDSVNSKVGTIGYKGLVSTFSKVLTSYGKNNKMPSYIAVKSLSGSSSSIKGPMNMKNTITALAAYLAASKNCEVNNAAIKNLVAKLTKNCKTEKDKANAIFTYVRDKISYSFYYNTKYGAAGTLKTKSGNCVDQAHLTVAMFRAAGLATRYVHAKCTFTSGHTYGHVFAQVLIGNTWTVADTTSSRNSLGKVANWNTNTYRLESFSSSISF from the coding sequence ATGACTATTGTGTTAATGTTCTTCATGATAATGGGGGCAGTTAGTGCAGCGGAATCAATAGATGTTTCAGATACAGAAGATTCAAATTTAATAGGAGATAATGATGATTCATTATCCACAAATAATAAATTAGAAATTTCTAGCGAGGATTCTATCTCAGAAACTAATATAGTTAATTCTCATGATGATAATTTGGGGAATTATCCTGATGAAGAGGTTCTAAACGCAAGTGCCGATTCATATTATGAGGATAATCAAGTAATCACTTCCAATGGCGATGAAGTGGACACCGATGTCTTAAGTTCAACCGGTTCAAGTTCCGATAGTGTTCTCACTGTTAGTTCAAGTGATGACATAGTCGGTGCTGCTAGTTCAACTAAAGCAAGCGTCAAGTCTACAAAATTGACCATTTCCAATACACACTATGGAAAATCATCAACATATTTCAAAGTTACTCTAAAAGACAATTCTGGAAATCCTTTATCAAACCAAAAGATCACTTTGAAAGTGAATAAGAAATCTTACACTGCATACACAAACGCAAATGGTATTGCCTCAATCAAGGCAGGCAGTCTGAATGTTGGAACATATGCGGTTACAGTAACTTATGGGGGAAGCTCAGCTTACTCTTCATCATCACTTTCCAAAAAGGTTAAAGTATTGTCTTCTGCAGTTGGAAGTGATTTGACTAAAAGTTATGGATACACTTCAGAGTATAGTGTAACATTCTGGAAAGACAACTCTCCATTAAAAAACACCAAGGTCTCTTTCGTGATAAACGGAAAGACTTACACTAAAACAACTGACAGCAAAGGTGTTGCCAGTGTCAATATTAATTTGGCTGTGGGCAAATACAAGGTAACCACAACTAACCCTTATTCAAATGAAAAAGTTACTCACAAAATCACAGTCAAAAAAGAAAAGACCAACATTGATGCTAAGGATAAAGTTTACATTCATGCTAAAAAGAAAGGTTCCTTCACAGTAACCCTCAAATCAAAACATAACGCATTACTTAAGAATAAAAAGGTTACCTTTACCTATAACAATAAAACAGTAACCTCAAAGACTAATGCGAATGGGAAAGCTACCATAACTATTCCTGTTCTTGCTGAAGGTACTTATAAAATTAAGTATAGTTACAAGGGTAGCGACAATTATTATTCCGATTCAGGTAGTGCGAAGCTAGTAGTTGCCAAGGCAACCACCAAGTTTGCTTCTAAAATAACTGTTGTGGATTACAAGGATGGATCCCATTTCAACATTAAACTGACTGACAGAAATGGTAATGATTTGGCCAACAAAGATGTTAAAGTCAAGTTTAATGGTAAAATCAAAACATATAAAACCAATAAGCACGGTAATGTGCATGTTCCTTTAAAGAATGTAAAACCAGGTAATTACCTAATCAAGTATTATCATTCAACCAAAGGAGATAAGGATTACAGTTCCGGTTCAAATAGGGCAATTATCTTGAAATTAGAAGCTAAGGTAACTGCAAAAGATTTGACCATGAATGCAAATGACGGTTCAGAATACAAAGTGACCGTTAAGGACAAGTCTGGCAAGACTCTTGGTGGAGTTTATGTCAAATCAGTCATTGGCGGCAAACAGTATCTCTATAAGACCGATGCAAATGGTGTTGCTAAACTCAAGATAACACAAGGCGCTGGATCCTATTCAGTTAAAACTTATTTGGCGGACCCTTGTTATAAGTCCAGTGTATCATCTAAAAACCTTCTCGTTAAAGGTACAAAATTCGTAGCTAAAAACATTTATGTTTCAGCAGGCGACAAAGCCACATTCTCAGTTAAACTGGTCAATGAAAAGAATAAGGCTGTTGGCAATAAGGATGTAACTTTCCAATTTGAAGGTAAGAACACAACCGTTAAGACCAACTCCAAAGGTATAGCCAAAGTTAGCTTAGGTGTGGTGTCCAAAGGTACCCATAACGTTAAATTCAGTCAGGGATTAGCTTCTGGCACAGCAAAAATATTTGCTGCAAATAAGGTGAGCATCAAGGAAATTGTTGAGGCTTCAAAAAATGTCAAGAAATACATTTCAAATCATGCGAAATTGCCTTCAACAGTAAAAATAGGAGACATATCACTTAAAACTGCAGATTATTTATATTTGGCTTCCAAAGCCATTGTAAATATAAAGGCAGGAAATACTAAGGACCTTCCTATTAAAATCCTGAATGATCCGACTAATGCTAAAGCGGCCACTGATCTGGGTTATCTGAAAAACTACCTTAGTGTTGCAAAAAGTGTTGTTAATATTGCTGAATCCAAAGGCAAATTGCCTGATTCTGTGAATTCAAAAGTTGGAACTATAGGTTATAAAGGTCTTGTTAGCACTTTCTCAAAAGTTCTAACATCCTATGGCAAAAATAATAAAATGCCTTCCTATATAGCTGTAAAATCTTTATCAGGTTCATCTTCTTCCATAAAAGGACCAATGAATATGAAGAATACAATTACTGCTTTGGCAGCATACTTGGCAGCTTCTAAAAACTGTGAAGTGAATAATGCTGCTATCAAGAACTTGGTTGCCAAGTTGACTAAGAATTGTAAAACCGAAAAAGATAAGGCTAACGCTATTTTCACTTATGTAAGAGATAAGATTTCTTACAGTTTCTATTACAACACTAAATATGGTGCTGCTGGCACATTAAAAACCAAGTCTGGAAATTGTGTCGATCAGGCACATTTAACTGTGGCTATGTTTAGGGCTGCAGGTTTGGCAACAAGATATGTTCATGCAAAATGTACATTCACAAGCGGACATACCTACGGGCATGTTTTCGCTCAGGTATTAATAGGAAATACATGGACAGTTGCTGACACTACAAGTTCTAGAAACTCGTTAGGTAAAGTGGCTAATTGGAATACAAACACATATAGGCTTGAAAGTTTCTCTTCAAGCATTTCATTCTAA